Part of the Kamptonema formosum PCC 6407 genome, TCGATCGCGCCTTGCAGGTATTCCAACTCTTTCTCAATCAACTTCCCGGCCACCGAAGGACTGAGATATTTCGTCACTCCCTCCGTAGAAGCATGAGCCCGGTGAGCCGTGCCAAAAGCATCATTCACGTACAAATCCGCAACTGAAGCTAAATTTTTCGCAAATTCCGGGTCATTCGCCTCTTCTTCTGGGTAGAAGCGGACATTTTCTAGCAAAATTACATCGCCATCTTGCATCGCTGCCACAACCCCAGCGACTTCCTCACCGATGCAGTCGCTAGGCTTTTTAACCTCTTTTCCCAGCAATTCCGAGAGACGCGCCGCCACAGGTGTCAAACGTAGCTTATCACTCACGCCCTTGGGACGACCGAAGTGGCTACAGAGGATCACCTTAGCGCCTTTAGAAGTTAAATCCTCAATCGTGGGCAGAGCAGCCCGGATACGAGTATCATCTGTGATGTTGCCGTTGTCGAGCGGCACATTAAAGTCAGCCCGCACGAGTACCCGTTTGCCGGATAAATCTGATGCCGATAAATTTGCTAGAGTCTTTTTTGTCACAGGATCACCCTCCTTTAAGTGTGTTTTTGTCTAATTTCCTTTGAATTTAGGCCGGCGCGGGTCACTCGCACGCTTGGCCTCCGACGCGAGAAATCGCGTCTAGTCAAAAAACAGGCGGATGGAGCAAGCTCCACTGACTGGTTCACCGTAAACATTTTATCGAAGTCCGCGTCTTGGAGATGCGATCATGTTTAAGACTGTTTTATTTCCTGTCGATCAAAGCCGAGAAGCCCGCGAAGCTGCTGAAATGGTTATTCAAATCGTGAAGAACTACAGCTCTCGCTTGATTATCCTGTCGGTGCTGGAAGCGCCCGCACCGGAGGGCGATTCTCCAGTCCATGAGAAGATGACTTCTGCTGATGCAGTGGCCAAACTGCTCAAGAGCGCCCAATCTATGTTTGCACAGCAGGGGATCGAAGCCGAAACTATCGAGCGCGAAGGCAAACCTGCTTTCACGATCTGTGATGTGGCGGATGAGGTTGGGGCGGATTTAATTGTGATGGGCTGTCGGGGAGTTGGTTTAACTGAAGAGGGAGCAGGGGATAGCGTCACCAATCGAGTGATTAATCTCTCTCCCTGTCCGATTTTGATTGTTCCCTAGCATTGTTAACGGTTAACGGTTAACAGTTAACCGTTAACTGTTAACTGTTAATTGCCTGGAGATATACATTTCGCTGTCATTGTGAGGGTCGCCAAGCAATATCAAGGCTTGGCGATCGCTTCGCGCTCCTGTCGATCGCGTCAATTTCGTAGTAGTGGCCAAGGCGCGCTCTCTTGTCAGATTTAGCGGGTCTAGCCACTACTATCGCAGTCGCCCAGGCGACACCAGATACGATGCCTGCGGCTGGCTACGCCTACGATTGCTTCCACCCGCTTATTCTATTCCCTTCTTCCCTTCTTCCCTAGCCCCTAGTCCCTAGCCCCTAGTCCCTAACTACACAAGCCAACTAACAACTAACAATTTTTTATGAAAATTCAATGGTATCCGGGTCACATTGCTAAGGCTGAACGAAAACTGAAAGAACAGCTCAAGCGTGTGGATGTGGTGCTCGAAGTCCGAGATGCCCGAATTCCGTTGGCGACTCATCATCCTCAAGTGCCGATGTGGGTAGGCGAGAAGGCGCGAGTTTTGGTAATTAACCGCATGGATATGATTTCGCCGCGAGTGCGAAAAGTTTGGGAAGAGTGGTTTGAGGCCCAGGGTGAGGTTCCTTATTTTACTAATGCTCAGCATGGCCAGAGTGTCGAGGCGGTGGCGATCGCGGCGCGGGATGCTGGGGTAAAGTTGAATCAACGGCGGCGCGATCGCGGGATGCTTCCTCGTCCAGTTCGTGCTGTGGCGATTGGCTTTCCCAATGTGGGCAAATCGGCTTTAATTAATCGATTATTAGGGCGGCGGGTGGTCGATAGTGCCAGAAGAGCAGGGGTGACGCGAAGTCTTCAGTGGATTCGCATTTCTGAGGAAATTGAACTACTAGACGCTCCAGGGGTAATTCCGACTAGAATTGAGAATCAAGAGGACGCTGAGAAATTAGCTATTTGTGAAGATATTGGCGAGGCTGCTTATGACAATCAGGGTATAGCGGCAGCGATGGTGGATCTATTAACATATCTTGAGACTACCAGTGATGGTTTGATCTCCGCATCTGGTTTAAAGTCTCGCTATGAATTAGACGCAACATCTATTAATGGTGAAAGCTATTTGCATGAGGTAGCAAAACTGCGTTATCAAGGAGATGTGGAGCGTACAGCGCGAAAAATGTTAAATGATTTTAGGACTGGTTTGTTAGGCCAACTTGCTCTGGAATTGCCCCCAAATTGAAGTGAATATAAACATGATAAGATGATCCAAGAAAGGAATTAGATCGCCTGCTTTTTAGGAGTTGTATTTGACGTTTAATTATCTCCTCCTACTTAGTGCTGCTAATGCACCGCCAATATCTTCCTGTTGAAGCCCTATATGCAATGGTTTTAAATTAAGCAAAGTTAAGCATACAAGAGTGAAATGACATCTAGATGCTTGCCTTGATAGAATTGTAAAATCTGTTTATTTTAACGCAATTGTACTCTGAATAACATAGATTTATAAATTACCTTTTTAGCATTTGAGACCTACAATTAACACTAAGCAGCGGAATTTGATATTATGGATGACCTCAAATTAAAACTGCAAATAGATGGGCTAATAGAAAAAACAGTAGCAGTAAACCGCGATGATTATATTGTTGGTCGCTTACCAGAATGCGATTTACAAGTACCTTTTGCCGATATTTCTCGCCGCCATACCCGTTTCTACAAAACAGCTTCCGGGGAATGGTTAGTAGAAGATATGGGTAGCAAAAATGGTACTCGCTTAAATGATGTCCAGATTACCTATCCTCAAAAACTAAATCAGGGTGACAATGTAAATTTAGGACATAATATTAGTATAATTATTGTTTTAGACAGCCGCCCCCAACCACAGCCTCCAGAAATAGGAAGTCTGGGGGAAGGAATGACGATTCTAGTTAAGGCTAAAGAACTGCAAGAACAGTGGATAGAACCGGATACAAAAATTGAAAATATCAGTAATTATCGACAAGCTATTGACAGACTCAAATATTTGGTAGATATTGCCAAGTTTCTGAATAGTGCTGAATCTATAGAAGCAATTTTTTCCCAGGTACAGGAAGTTGTATTCCGTGACAATAAAAATATTGAACGATTGGCACTATTAATTGATGTTACTGGTACGGGCAAATTGGAAGTAGTTAATGCTGCGGCTAAAACACTTGCTGAACAGGAAGAGATGCCTACTGATGGTAGTTGGATCAGTCGTACAATTTGTCAAAAAGTATTTGCAGAACAAGTTGCTATTAAAACGGCTGATGCTCAAATGGACGAACGGTTTGAAGAAGAAATGAGTATTATTGTCAAAGGAATTCGCAGCGCGATCGCAGTACCTTTATGGAACGAACATAAAGTTTTTGGCGTACTTTATGGACACGCTCAATTGTCTTCAGAGGAGTGGCAAAGAGGAGGTGATGAAGACCTGAGCTTTTTTTCGGCTTTAGGCAATTTGGTCGCTTCTAGCGTGCAGCGATGGCTGTTAGCACAGAAACTTAGAAGTGAAGAGACAATGCGGCAAAGATTAGAGCGATATCATTCTCCAGCAGTGGTACAACAGTTAATAGCAGCTTCGGCACTTATAGACGATCGTTTACCACCAGTAGAGCGCGAAATTAGCATTTTATTTGCTGATATTGTTGGCTTTACTGCTATGTCTGAACGCTTAAGTCCAGCAGAAGTTGCAAAATTACTCAATAATTTTTTCGAGGAAATGCTGCGGGAAGTTTTTGCTGCTGGCGGAACGTTGGATAAATTCATTGGAGATTGTATTATGGCATTTTTTGGCGCTCCTGAACCTCAGTCAGATCATGCTGAGCGTGCTGTAGAAGCTGCGGTAGGAATGTTAGAGCGGTTAGATGAACTTAATGCCAGCGGTACTTTAGG contains:
- a CDS encoding adenylate/guanylate cyclase domain-containing protein; translation: MDDLKLKLQIDGLIEKTVAVNRDDYIVGRLPECDLQVPFADISRRHTRFYKTASGEWLVEDMGSKNGTRLNDVQITYPQKLNQGDNVNLGHNISIIIVLDSRPQPQPPEIGSLGEGMTILVKAKELQEQWIEPDTKIENISNYRQAIDRLKYLVDIAKFLNSAESIEAIFSQVQEVVFRDNKNIERLALLIDVTGTGKLEVVNAAAKTLAEQEEMPTDGSWISRTICQKVFAEQVAIKTADAQMDERFEEEMSIIVKGIRSAIAVPLWNEHKVFGVLYGHAQLSSEEWQRGGDEDLSFFSALGNLVASSVQRWLLAQKLRSEETMRQRLERYHSPAVVQQLIAASALIDDRLPPVEREISILFADIVGFTAMSERLSPAEVAKLLNNFFEEMLREVFAAGGTLDKFIGDCIMAFFGAPEPQSDHAERAVEAAVGMLERLDELNASGTLGEPLQLRISINSGKAVVGDVGSLKRVDYTVLGSTINLASRMEKVCPPGECVVSENTYAMLRSREGFESIGDFRFKGIDRPVVVYQTKRHDAS
- a CDS encoding universal stress protein — its product is MFKTVLFPVDQSREAREAAEMVIQIVKNYSSRLIILSVLEAPAPEGDSPVHEKMTSADAVAKLLKSAQSMFAQQGIEAETIEREGKPAFTICDVADEVGADLIVMGCRGVGLTEEGAGDSVTNRVINLSPCPILIVP
- the ylqF gene encoding ribosome biogenesis GTPase YlqF yields the protein MKIQWYPGHIAKAERKLKEQLKRVDVVLEVRDARIPLATHHPQVPMWVGEKARVLVINRMDMISPRVRKVWEEWFEAQGEVPYFTNAQHGQSVEAVAIAARDAGVKLNQRRRDRGMLPRPVRAVAIGFPNVGKSALINRLLGRRVVDSARRAGVTRSLQWIRISEEIELLDAPGVIPTRIENQEDAEKLAICEDIGEAAYDNQGIAAAMVDLLTYLETTSDGLISASGLKSRYELDATSINGESYLHEVAKLRYQGDVERTARKMLNDFRTGLLGQLALELPPN